A genomic window from Lycium barbarum isolate Lr01 chromosome 4, ASM1917538v2, whole genome shotgun sequence includes:
- the LOC132635581 gene encoding premnaspirodiene oxygenase-like — protein MEIQFSPFNLIPLLLFLSFLFILVKKWNTKITKLPPGPWRLPLIGSLHHLKGKLPHHNLRDLARKYGPLMYLQLGEIPVVVISSPRIAKAVLKTHDLAFATRPRFMSSDIVFYKSRDISFAPYGDYWRQMRKVLTQELMSNKMLKSYSSIRKDELSKILSSIRLATGSAVNITEKLHWFTSCMTCRLAFGKICNDRDELIMLIREILALSGGFDVGDLFPSWKILHNMSNMKARLTNVHHKYDLIMENIINEHRQNHAAGVKGNNEFGGEDMIDVLLRAKENNELQFPIENDNMKAVILDLFIAGTETSYTAILWALSELMKHPRVMAKAQAEVRQVFKENENFDENDLDKLPYLKSVIKETLRMHPPVPLLGPRECREQTKIDGYTVPVKARVMVNAWAIGRDPESWEDPESFKPERFEKISVDLTGNHYQFIPFGSGRRMCPGMSFGLVNTGHPLAQFLYQFDWKLPDKVNANEFRTTETSRVFAASKDDLYLIPTNHREQE, from the exons ATGGAGATTCAGTTTTCTCCTTTCAACTTAATTCCACTGTTACTCTTCCTTTCATTTCTCTTTATCCTAGTGAAGAAATGGAACACCAAAATTACAAAGTTACCTCCAGGTCCATGGAGACTTCCCCTTATTGGAAGCCTCCATCACTTAAAAGGAAAACTCCCTCATCATAATCTTCGAGATTTAGCTCGAAAATATGGACCTCTCATGTACTTACAACTCGGAGAAATTCCTGTAGTTGTAATATCTTCGCCTCGTATAGCAAAAGCTGTACTAAAAACTCATGACCTCGCTTTTGCAACTAGGCCACGGTTCATGTCCTCTGACATTGTGTTTTACAAAAGTAGGGACATATCTTTCGCCCCATATGGCGATTACTGGAGGCAAATGCGTAAAGTGTTGACACAAGAACTCATGAGTAACAAGATGCTCAAGTCATATAGCTCCATCCGAAAAGATGAGCTCTCGAAGATCCTCTCATCGATTCGTTTGGCAACAGGTTCTGCAGTTAACATAACAGAAAAGCTTCACTGGTTTACGAGCTGCATGACCTGTAGATTGGCCTTTGGAAAAATATGCAACGATCGAGATGAATTGATTATGTTAATAAGAGAGATATTAGCATTATCGGGAGGATTTGATGTGGGTGATTTGTTCCCTTCCTGGAAAATACTTCACAATATGAGTAACATGAAAGCTAGATTGACAAATGTACACCATAAGTATGATCTAATTATGGAGAACATTATCAATGAgcacagacagaatcatgcagcAGGGGTAAAGGGTAATAACGAGTTTGGTGGCGAAGATATGATTGATGTTTTACTGAGGGCTAAGGAGAATAATGAGCTTCAATTTCCCATTGAAAATGACAACATGAAAGCAGTAATTCTT GACTTGTTTATTGCCGGAACAGAAACTTCATATACTGCAATCCTATGGGCATTATCAGAGTTGATGAAGCACCCAAGGGTTATGGCCAAGGCACAAGCTGAAGTGAGACAAGTCTTCAAAGAAAATGAAAATTTCGACGAAAATGATCTTGACAAGTTGCCATACTTAAAATCAGTGATTAAAGAAACACTGAGGATGCACCCTCCAGTTCCTTTGTTAGGACCTAGGGAGTGCAGGGAGCAAACTAAGATCGATGGATATACTGTACCTGTTAAAGCTAGAGTAATGGTCAATGCATGGGCTATTGGAAGAGATCCTGAAAGTTGGGAAGATCCTGAAAGTTTCAAACCGGAGCGATTTGAAAAAATTTCAGTTGATCTTACAGGTAATCACTATCAGTTCATTCCTTTCGGTTCAGGAAGAAGAATGTGTCCGGGAATGTCGTTTGGTTTAGTTAACACTGGACATCCTTTAGCCCAATTTCTCTACCAATTCGATTGGAAACTCCCTGATAAGGTTAATGCAAATGAGTTTCGTACTACTGAAACAAGTAGAGTTTTTGCAGCAAGCAAAGATGATCTTTACTTGATTCCCACAAATCACAGGGAGCAAGAATAA